From Flavobacterium alkalisoli, the proteins below share one genomic window:
- a CDS encoding DUF1761 domain-containing protein, with the protein MNFNWLAILVAALSTMVVGFIWYNPKVFGTAWMKETGMTEEKAKGANMFKIFGMAILFAFLISFILQFLVIHQFGPSGMVGGPEFFETAKPSYKAFMTDYGDAFRTFKHGALHGFMAGLLLALPVTGTNALFERKSAKYILINGGYWIVCFTIIGGILCAWPA; encoded by the coding sequence ATGAACTTTAACTGGCTTGCAATTTTAGTTGCTGCACTATCTACAATGGTAGTGGGTTTTATTTGGTACAATCCTAAAGTTTTTGGTACTGCCTGGATGAAAGAAACAGGCATGACCGAAGAAAAAGCAAAAGGAGCAAATATGTTTAAGATTTTTGGAATGGCTATCCTTTTTGCGTTCCTGATTTCATTTATTCTTCAGTTTCTTGTTATCCATCAGTTTGGACCATCAGGAATGGTAGGCGGACCTGAGTTTTTTGAAACAGCAAAACCATCTTACAAAGCATTTATGACCGACTATGGTGATGCTTTCAGGACATTTAAGCATGGTGCGCTTCATGGTTTTATGGCCGGGCTTTTACTTGCTCTTCCTGTCACAGGTACTAATGCCCTTTTTGAAAGAAAAAGTGCTAAATACATCCTGATTAACGGAGGCTATTGGATTGTATGCTTTACCATTATAGGAGGTATACTTTGTGCATGGCCTGCATAA
- a CDS encoding DUF4136 domain-containing protein, producing MKTIKLLSLLFVLVLAGSCNAVRVAADYDDATDFTTYRTYAYFQPGIDKVDISDLDKKRILRALDEEFAAKGFTKSENPDVLVNFFTKARKEVNVNQFYGGWGYGWGWGGYYGWGYPGYWGGNYTSVSTSTEGTLYIDLIDGKSKELVWQGVGTGVLTLDRDKKEERIKEFVSNILAQFPPQKNKK from the coding sequence ATGAAAACAATAAAATTGCTATCGTTACTATTTGTCTTAGTCCTTGCGGGTTCGTGTAATGCTGTTAGGGTGGCTGCCGATTATGATGATGCTACCGATTTTACAACTTACAGGACTTATGCCTATTTTCAGCCCGGAATTGATAAGGTTGATATATCAGACTTAGACAAGAAAAGGATTCTTCGTGCATTGGATGAGGAATTTGCCGCTAAAGGTTTTACCAAAAGCGAAAACCCCGATGTTCTTGTAAACTTTTTTACTAAAGCCCGTAAAGAAGTAAACGTAAACCAGTTTTATGGAGGCTGGGGTTACGGCTGGGGCTGGGGAGGATATTATGGCTGGGGTTACCCTGGTTATTGGGGAGGTAATTATACCTCTGTTAGTACCTCTACCGAAGGGACGCTTTATATAGACCTTATAGACGGTAAAAGTAAAGAACTGGTTTGGCAGGGGGTAGGTACAGGAGTTTTAACTCTTGACCGTGACAAAAAAGAAGAACGAATTAAGGAATTTGTTTCAAACATACTGGCACAGTTCCCGCCACAAAAAAATAAGAAATAA
- a CDS encoding GSCFA domain-containing protein → MQFRTQIPVSKSNNPISYDSEIVSLGSCFAVNMGEKFNYFKFQNTINPFGILFHPVALKKFIDYSLADKEFTETDIFYHNERWHCFDAHSDLSSTDKEELLANLSNATKNTLSKLKTASHLIVTLGTAWVYRYNQKNELVANCHKVPQKEFSKELLNTTSIKEALSGIINSVKNINPSVNIIFTVSPVRHIKDGFSENQWSKSNLISSVHETIAEVKENLAYFPSYEIMMDELRDYRFYAEDMIHPNQVAIDYIWERFAESHITLEAFTTMKEVDTVQKGMHHRSFNPESEQHKNFLLKLEQKAKSLKDKYPHIIFK, encoded by the coding sequence ATGCAATTCAGAACCCAAATACCTGTTTCAAAAAGTAACAATCCAATTAGTTATGATTCTGAGATAGTGTCTTTGGGTTCTTGTTTTGCAGTAAATATGGGAGAGAAATTTAATTACTTTAAATTTCAAAACACCATTAATCCTTTTGGCATACTGTTTCATCCTGTTGCCCTTAAAAAGTTTATTGACTATTCTTTAGCTGATAAAGAATTTACTGAGACCGACATCTTTTATCATAACGAACGCTGGCATTGCTTTGACGCCCATTCAGACCTTAGCAGCACAGATAAAGAAGAATTACTGGCAAACCTTAGCAACGCAACTAAAAATACGCTTAGCAAGCTTAAAACAGCCTCTCACCTTATTGTAACTTTAGGCACGGCATGGGTATATCGCTACAATCAAAAAAATGAGCTTGTGGCCAATTGCCACAAGGTTCCTCAAAAAGAATTTTCAAAAGAGCTATTAAATACCACTTCGATCAAAGAAGCATTATCAGGTATTATCAATAGCGTAAAAAACATTAACCCTTCTGTAAATATAATTTTTACTGTTTCCCCTGTAAGGCATATTAAAGATGGGTTTAGTGAAAACCAATGGAGTAAATCAAACCTTATAAGTTCAGTACATGAAACTATAGCAGAGGTAAAAGAAAACCTGGCTTACTTTCCTTCGTATGAAATAATGATGGACGAACTTAGGGATTATCGCTTTTATGCCGAAGATATGATACACCCTAACCAGGTAGCCATAGACTATATATGGGAACGTTTTGCAGAAAGCCACATTACACTCGAAGCCTTTACGACCATGAAAGAAGTAGATACTGTACAAAAGGGAATGCATCACCGCTCATTTAATCCTGAATCGGAACAGCATAAAAACTTTCTTTTAAAACTGGAACAAAAGGCAAAATCCTTAAAAGATAAATACCCGCATATTATATTTAAATAA
- a CDS encoding diacylglycerol/lipid kinase family protein, producing MKKGNMSSQKEFLIVVNPIAGGNDKTDLLEAVREYADKENISLIEYETTGENDEEEIKKLYTKHKPERVLVAGGDGSVKMIAEAIGHEDVVIGVLPAGSANGLSVDLNLPSDVSQNLEIAFHGNFMQMDMVNINGKKSLHLSDIGVNAELIRNYEGSNIRGKLGYVLQAFNTLTELQDPFHAIIEANGNTLETEARMIVIANTKRYGTGVTINPIGKMDDGKFEIVILKSLDLIFITKVLAGKMPIESNKDVEIISTEDALITTDVPVCFQIDGEFCGEIDRLDIKILHKQMKIAVPKTT from the coding sequence ATGAAAAAAGGAAACATGAGTAGTCAAAAGGAATTTTTGATTGTAGTTAACCCAATTGCGGGTGGTAATGATAAGACAGATCTTTTAGAAGCTGTGCGAGAATATGCCGACAAGGAAAACATATCTCTTATTGAATATGAAACTACAGGGGAGAATGATGAGGAAGAGATAAAAAAGCTTTATACGAAGCATAAGCCTGAAAGGGTACTGGTAGCGGGAGGTGATGGTTCTGTAAAGATGATAGCTGAAGCCATAGGGCATGAAGATGTAGTTATAGGGGTGTTGCCGGCTGGTTCTGCAAACGGACTTTCTGTTGACCTGAATCTACCAAGTGATGTTAGCCAAAACCTTGAAATAGCTTTTCATGGCAATTTTATGCAGATGGATATGGTTAACATTAACGGCAAGAAAAGTCTCCATCTTAGTGATATTGGGGTTAATGCTGAACTGATAAGAAATTATGAGGGAAGTAATATAAGGGGTAAACTGGGTTATGTGCTTCAGGCTTTTAATACATTAACCGAACTTCAGGATCCTTTTCATGCCATTATAGAGGCAAACGGTAATACACTGGAAACAGAGGCAAGAATGATTGTTATAGCCAACACCAAACGTTATGGCACCGGAGTTACCATAAACCCAATAGGGAAAATGGATGACGGAAAATTTGAAATAGTGATACTAAAGAGCCTTGATCTTATTTTTATAACTAAGGTGCTTGCCGGGAAAATGCCTATTGAAAGCAATAAAGATGTTGAGATTATTTCGACAGAAGATGCCCTAATAACTACTGATGTGCCTGTTTGTTTTCAGATTGATGGCGAGTTTTGCGGAGAGATTGACCGACTGGATATAAAGATACTGCACAAGCAGATGAAAATAGCTGTGCCTAAAACTACTTAA
- a CDS encoding GNAT family N-acetyltransferase, protein MSPKLSYKIFTSAASLPQEWDTIAVKNIFLSKSYMQVLESSSPANMECHFVALYKNSILCGIGVVQYINLSRINTFGEEIKKKFSLKDYIFKKFSSHTLILGNNKLTGQNAYLLANTITENEALALFRKTLKKLKKEYLKKCVHINLVSVKDFNQTEFPDFKTAGFKNYYRFCTQPNMIFHIHPEWKDIEDYLTALNTKYRTQYNRARKKAEGVEKRKLTEEDILKHEERIHELYLTVASNAPFNTFFLPKGHFHTLKQQLKENFRFYGYFLNDQLVGFSTLVKNNHDMDTYFLGYDESVQKEKMLYLNMLYDMVAYAVKKDFKHVIFARSAMEIKSSVGARPEEVFGIIKHSNALVNTFMSRLFPYFDPKIEWKQRNPFK, encoded by the coding sequence TTGAGCCCTAAACTTTCTTATAAAATATTTACGTCGGCTGCATCCCTTCCTCAGGAGTGGGATACCATTGCCGTTAAAAATATTTTCCTGTCCAAAAGCTATATGCAGGTATTGGAAAGCTCCTCACCCGCTAATATGGAATGCCATTTTGTTGCGCTCTATAAAAACAGTATCCTATGTGGCATTGGCGTAGTACAGTATATTAACCTTAGTCGTATAAATACTTTTGGAGAAGAAATAAAAAAGAAGTTTAGCCTTAAGGATTATATTTTTAAAAAGTTCTCTTCTCATACCCTTATCCTCGGCAACAATAAGCTTACCGGACAAAACGCTTACCTGCTTGCCAATACCATTACTGAGAATGAGGCACTGGCACTCTTTAGAAAAACCCTGAAGAAACTAAAGAAAGAATACCTGAAGAAGTGTGTTCATATAAATCTGGTCTCGGTTAAGGATTTTAATCAAACAGAGTTCCCTGATTTTAAAACTGCCGGGTTTAAAAACTATTACAGGTTTTGCACCCAGCCCAATATGATTTTTCATATTCACCCTGAATGGAAAGATATTGAAGACTATCTCACTGCACTTAACACTAAATACCGCACACAGTACAACCGGGCACGTAAAAAAGCTGAAGGCGTAGAAAAAAGAAAACTGACAGAAGAAGACATCCTAAAGCATGAAGAACGTATTCATGAACTTTATCTTACAGTAGCCTCAAATGCTCCTTTCAATACTTTCTTTTTACCAAAAGGGCATTTCCATACCTTAAAGCAACAGCTAAAAGAGAATTTCCGCTTTTACGGATATTTTTTAAATGATCAATTAGTTGGTTTTAGCACTTTGGTAAAGAATAATCATGATATGGACACCTATTTTTTAGGCTATGATGAAAGCGTACAAAAAGAAAAGATGCTATATCTTAATATGCTCTACGACATGGTGGCTTATGCCGTAAAAAAGGACTTTAAACATGTTATTTTTGCCCGTTCTGCCATGGAAATAAAAAGCTCTGTAGGTGCCAGACCCGAAGAAGTATTCGGGATCATTAAGCACAGTAATGCCTTGGTAAATACTTTTATGAGCAGGCTCTTCCCTTATTTCGATCCAAAAATAGAATGGAAACAGCGTAATCCGTTTAAGTAG
- a CDS encoding urocanate hydratase, whose amino-acid sequence MTFKEQIKEGIPSVLPQAKPYDPSINHAPKRKEILTAEEKKLALRNALRYFEPQHHAELIKEFTEELEKYGRIYMYRLRPDYKMYARPISEYPGKSEQAKAIMLMIQNNLDYAVAQHPHELITYGGNGAVFQNWAQYRLTMKYLSEMTEEQTLVMYSGHPMGLFPSHKEAPRVVVTNGMMIPNYSKPDDWEKFNALGVTQYGQMTAGSYMYIGPQGIVHGTTITVMNGGRKISKNGEGLEGKVFVTSGLGGMSGAQPKAGNIAGCITVCAEVNPKAVHTRHSQGWVDEVVTDTDALVKRVLEAKANKEVVSIAYQGNVVDVWEKFDEANIYIDLGSDQTSLHNPWAGGYYPAGISFEESNRLMAEEPETFKQKVQETLRRHAAAVNKHTAKGTYFFDYGNAFLLEASRAGADIMAPNGIDFRYPSYVQDIMGPMCFDYGFGPFRWVCASGNPEDLAKTDAIALNVLEEMSKAAPAEIKQQMQDNIKWIKGAQENKLVVGSQARILYADAEGRIKIAEAFNQAIARGEIGYVVLGRDHHDVSGTDSPYRETSNIYDGSRFTADMAIHNVIGDSFRGATWVSIHNGGGVGWGEVINGGFGMVLDGSKDASRRLESMLFWDVNNGISRRSWARNEEAVFAIKRAMEVQPLLKVTLPNMVDDALLS is encoded by the coding sequence ATGACATTCAAGGAACAGATAAAGGAAGGGATTCCTTCGGTTTTACCACAGGCTAAACCCTATGATCCATCTATAAACCATGCGCCAAAACGTAAAGAGATATTAACAGCGGAAGAAAAAAAGCTGGCATTACGTAATGCACTTCGTTATTTTGAGCCACAGCACCATGCTGAACTGATTAAGGAATTTACAGAAGAGCTTGAAAAATACGGACGTATATATATGTATCGCCTGCGTCCTGACTATAAAATGTACGCAAGGCCAATATCAGAATATCCGGGTAAATCAGAGCAGGCAAAAGCCATTATGCTAATGATACAAAATAACCTTGATTATGCTGTAGCACAGCATCCGCACGAACTTATTACTTATGGTGGTAATGGTGCTGTTTTCCAAAACTGGGCACAGTACAGGTTAACCATGAAGTACCTTAGTGAAATGACCGAAGAGCAAACGCTTGTTATGTATTCCGGGCATCCTATGGGGTTATTTCCGTCTCATAAAGAGGCCCCAAGGGTAGTGGTTACAAACGGTATGATGATCCCTAACTATTCTAAGCCGGATGACTGGGAAAAATTCAACGCGCTTGGCGTTACCCAATACGGTCAAATGACAGCAGGTAGTTATATGTATATCGGTCCGCAGGGAATTGTACATGGTACTACCATTACAGTTATGAACGGCGGAAGAAAAATCTCTAAGAATGGAGAAGGCCTTGAAGGAAAAGTATTCGTAACATCTGGTCTTGGAGGTATGAGTGGTGCTCAGCCAAAGGCAGGTAACATTGCAGGCTGTATTACCGTTTGTGCAGAGGTTAACCCTAAAGCGGTACATACACGTCATTCTCAGGGATGGGTAGATGAAGTTGTTACCGATACTGATGCTCTTGTAAAAAGAGTTCTTGAGGCAAAAGCTAATAAAGAAGTGGTTTCTATTGCTTATCAGGGTAATGTGGTTGATGTGTGGGAGAAATTTGATGAAGCTAATATCTATATAGATTTAGGTAGTGACCAAACTTCGCTTCACAATCCGTGGGCCGGTGGTTATTACCCGGCAGGAATAAGTTTTGAGGAATCTAACAGGCTAATGGCTGAAGAACCTGAAACCTTTAAGCAAAAGGTTCAGGAAACACTAAGAAGGCATGCAGCTGCTGTTAATAAGCATACTGCAAAAGGAACCTATTTCTTTGACTATGGTAACGCTTTCCTTTTAGAGGCATCGCGTGCAGGAGCCGATATTATGGCTCCAAACGGTATTGACTTCAGATACCCTAGCTACGTTCAGGATATTATGGGGCCTATGTGTTTTGATTACGGATTTGGTCCTTTCCGTTGGGTATGTGCTTCGGGTAATCCTGAAGATCTTGCCAAGACCGATGCGATTGCATTAAATGTATTAGAAGAAATGTCTAAAGCTGCTCCTGCTGAAATAAAACAGCAGATGCAGGACAATATAAAATGGATAAAAGGAGCGCAGGAGAATAAGCTTGTAGTAGGTTCTCAGGCACGTATCCTTTATGCTGATGCAGAAGGAAGGATTAAAATAGCTGAGGCTTTTAACCAGGCAATTGCCAGGGGAGAAATAGGTTATGTGGTACTGGGACGTGATCATCACGATGTATCGGGTACCGATTCTCCTTACCGTGAAACATCTAATATTTATGACGGTTCCCGCTTTACAGCTGATATGGCTATACATAATGTAATAGGCGACAGCTTTAGGGGAGCTACCTGGGTGAGTATCCACAACGGTGGAGGCGTAGGCTGGGGAGAGGTTATAAATGGCGGATTTGGTATGGTTCTTGATGGTTCTAAAGATGCGTCAAGACGCTTAGAATCAATGCTTTTCTGGGATGTTAATAATGGTATTTCACGTAGAAGCTGGGCAAGAAATGAAGAGGCTGTTTTTGCAATAAAAAGAGCTATGGAGGTGCAGCCTTTACTAAAAGTTACATTGCCAAATATGGTAGACGACGCATTGTTGAGCTAA
- a CDS encoding aromatic amino acid hydroxylase, whose translation MNATIESNPLIERLPKHLKQFIKPQDYEEYTPINQAVWRYVMRKNVDYLSKVAHSSYLEGLKKTGIEINNIPSMYGMNRILKEIGWAAVAVDGFIPPNAFMEFQAYNVLVIASDIRQLEHIEYTPAPDIIHEGAGHAPIIANPEYAEYLRRFGEIGCKAISSARDYEIYEAIRLLSILKEAEGTPQDEIEAAEKRVDELQNDMGELSEMALIRNLHWWTVEYGLIGTVEDPKIYGAGLLSSIGESAWCMTDNVKKLSYDINAAYQSFDITKPQPQLFVTPDFAHLSLVLEEFANKMALRTGGLSGIQKLINSNALGTIELSTGVQISGVFTNVIESEGKPVYIQATGGTALAYREKELVGHGTSYHAEGFGSPIGKLKGINLAIEDMSPRDLKAYGVYEGERVTLEFEGDITVSGEIITGTRNIQGKIILISFKDCTVTNGDKVLFQPEWGTYDMAVGKKVVSAYSGPADVNSFDLITHVPSSKTIKAKKSAQREELEGLYQNIRNIRDGVANTISIEDTFKKLKENHSNDWLLSVEITELLNQNKQQELLNEVLLHLDEVKKKRPEIAHLIEGGLELIFEKEKIS comes from the coding sequence ATGAATGCTACAATAGAAAGCAATCCGTTGATAGAGAGGCTGCCTAAGCACCTTAAACAGTTTATAAAGCCGCAGGATTATGAGGAATATACACCTATAAATCAGGCGGTGTGGCGCTATGTTATGCGCAAAAATGTAGATTACCTTAGTAAAGTGGCACATAGCTCTTATTTAGAAGGGCTTAAAAAAACAGGTATAGAGATAAACAACATACCAAGCATGTATGGTATGAACAGGATATTAAAGGAAATAGGATGGGCAGCCGTTGCTGTAGACGGATTTATTCCGCCTAATGCCTTTATGGAATTCCAGGCCTATAATGTACTTGTAATAGCTTCAGATATCCGTCAGTTAGAGCATATTGAATACACTCCTGCGCCAGATATTATACATGAAGGAGCCGGTCATGCGCCTATTATTGCAAACCCTGAATATGCAGAATATTTAAGAAGGTTTGGCGAAATAGGTTGTAAAGCCATATCATCAGCCAGAGATTATGAAATATATGAGGCAATACGCTTACTTTCTATATTAAAAGAAGCTGAAGGTACGCCTCAGGATGAAATTGAAGCTGCCGAGAAGAGGGTTGATGAATTGCAAAATGATATGGGTGAGCTTAGTGAAATGGCACTTATAAGAAATCTTCACTGGTGGACAGTTGAGTACGGACTTATAGGTACTGTGGAAGATCCTAAGATATATGGTGCCGGATTACTTTCTTCAATAGGGGAAAGCGCATGGTGTATGACAGATAATGTAAAGAAACTATCATATGATATTAATGCTGCATACCAAAGTTTTGATATCACTAAGCCACAACCACAACTTTTTGTAACGCCGGATTTTGCACATCTTAGCCTAGTGCTTGAAGAATTTGCAAATAAAATGGCATTACGTACAGGTGGACTTTCCGGTATTCAAAAATTAATTAATTCAAACGCATTAGGTACTATAGAGTTAAGTACAGGAGTACAAATATCAGGTGTATTCACAAATGTAATTGAAAGTGAAGGCAAACCGGTATATATTCAGGCAACGGGAGGTACAGCCCTTGCCTATAGGGAAAAAGAACTTGTAGGTCATGGTACATCTTACCATGCAGAAGGTTTTGGTAGCCCTATTGGTAAGCTTAAGGGTATTAACCTTGCTATTGAGGATATGAGTCCGCGTGACCTTAAAGCTTATGGTGTATATGAAGGGGAAAGAGTTACCCTTGAATTTGAAGGAGACATAACCGTTAGCGGAGAAATAATTACCGGTACAAGAAACATACAGGGTAAAATTATTCTGATAAGCTTTAAAGATTGTACTGTAACCAATGGGGATAAAGTGTTGTTCCAGCCGGAATGGGGTACTTATGATATGGCTGTGGGTAAAAAAGTAGTTTCTGCTTATTCAGGCCCGGCCGATGTAAACAGCTTTGACCTTATAACACACGTTCCTTCAAGCAAAACTATAAAAGCTAAAAAATCGGCCCAAAGGGAAGAACTGGAAGGACTGTATCAAAATATAAGAAATATCAGAGATGGTGTTGCTAATACTATTAGTATTGAAGATACATTTAAGAAGCTTAAGGAAAACCATTCTAACGACTGGTTATTATCGGTAGAAATTACTGAGCTCCTTAACCAAAACAAACAACAGGAGTTACTTAATGAAGTGCTGTTGCATCTTGATGAGGTTAAAAAGAAACGTCCGGAAATAGCTCATTTAATTGAGGGCGGACTTGAACTTATATTTGAAAAAGAAAAAATATCCTAA
- the alaS gene encoding alanine--tRNA ligase, giving the protein MKSQDIRKQFLDFFKDRGHLIVPSAPIVTKDDPTLMFNNSGMAQFKEFFLGNGTPKSKRIADTQKCLRVSGKHNDLEEVGIDTYHHTMFEMLGNWSFGDYFKKEAIHWAWELLTEVYKIDKDILYVTVFEGNKEDNLPMDQEAYDIWKELISEDRILMGSKKDNFWEMGDQGPCGPCSEIHVDIRSAEEKAEKSGRDLVNADHPQVVEIWNNVFMEFNRKADGSLEKLPAQHVDTGMGFERLCMVLQGVQSNYDTDVFTPLIQKIESLTGKKYTIKASNEDEDKLNIAIRVIADHVRAVAFAIADGQLPSNNGAGYVIRRILRRAIRYGFTFLDKKEPFIFELVDTLSNQMGEFFPEIKTQKTLVQNVIREEETSFLRTLDQGLQLLENVIASTEGKTVSGQKAFELYDTFGFPIDLTALILREKGYNLDEAGFEAAMQEQKARSRAASEVSTADWTILTQGNTETFVGYDQLENEVKITRYRKVDSKKDGIIYQIVLSDTPFYPEGGGQVGDKGKLVSANETIEVIDTKKENNLILHITKKLPENVNGTYTAVVDEKLRNESASNHSATHLLHQALRSVLGTHVEQKGSLVSPNYLRFDFSHFSKVTDEELKEVEDFVNARIQEHLPLIERRSIPFQQAIEEGAMALFGEKYGDNVRAIKFGESMELCGGIHVKNTADIWYFKIVSEGAVAAGIRRIEAITNEAVKEHFASQENVLNEIKTALKNPQDTLKAVSSLQDENTKLKKQIEALLKDKAKNLKGELAAEIQELNGVKFLAKQVDLDPAGAKDLVYELGNLGTNLFIVLATAQDDKPMLTCYISKELVAEKGLNAGQVVRELGKHIQGGGGGQPFFATAGGKNVNGINDALAAAADFIK; this is encoded by the coding sequence ATGAAATCTCAGGATATCAGGAAGCAATTTTTAGATTTTTTTAAAGACAGGGGCCACCTAATAGTTCCTTCTGCACCTATCGTTACTAAAGACGACCCTACCCTAATGTTCAACAATTCGGGTATGGCACAGTTTAAGGAATTCTTTTTAGGTAACGGCACTCCTAAAAGCAAAAGGATAGCCGATACCCAAAAATGTCTTCGCGTTTCGGGTAAGCACAATGACCTTGAAGAAGTAGGTATAGACACCTACCACCATACAATGTTTGAAATGCTTGGTAACTGGAGCTTTGGCGATTACTTTAAAAAAGAAGCGATACACTGGGCCTGGGAATTGCTAACGGAAGTTTATAAAATAGACAAAGACATCCTTTATGTTACCGTGTTTGAAGGTAACAAAGAAGATAACCTTCCTATGGATCAGGAGGCTTATGATATATGGAAAGAACTTATATCGGAAGACCGAATCCTTATGGGGAGTAAAAAAGACAACTTCTGGGAAATGGGCGACCAGGGTCCTTGCGGGCCTTGCAGCGAGATTCACGTTGACATCCGTTCTGCTGAAGAGAAAGCAGAGAAATCCGGCCGTGACCTTGTTAATGCAGATCACCCACAGGTTGTAGAGATATGGAATAACGTATTCATGGAGTTTAACCGTAAGGCAGACGGCTCTCTTGAAAAACTACCTGCACAGCACGTTGATACAGGTATGGGCTTTGAGCGTCTTTGTATGGTTTTACAGGGAGTTCAGTCTAACTATGATACAGATGTGTTTACTCCGCTTATACAAAAAATTGAAAGCCTTACAGGTAAAAAATACACTATAAAAGCTTCTAACGAAGACGAAGACAAATTAAATATTGCCATTCGTGTTATTGCAGACCACGTTAGGGCTGTGGCCTTTGCCATTGCTGACGGACAGCTGCCATCTAACAATGGAGCAGGATATGTTATAAGAAGGATATTAAGAAGGGCAATCCGTTACGGATTTACTTTCCTTGATAAAAAAGAGCCGTTCATATTTGAGCTTGTTGATACATTAAGCAATCAGATGGGCGAATTCTTCCCTGAAATCAAAACTCAGAAAACACTGGTTCAAAATGTAATCCGTGAAGAAGAAACCTCTTTCCTTAGAACACTTGACCAGGGACTACAGTTACTTGAAAACGTAATTGCTTCTACCGAGGGTAAAACGGTTTCAGGACAAAAGGCATTTGAGCTTTATGACACTTTTGGTTTCCCTATCGACTTAACTGCTCTTATCTTAAGAGAAAAAGGATACAATCTTGACGAAGCCGGTTTTGAAGCGGCTATGCAGGAACAAAAAGCAAGATCGAGAGCGGCATCGGAAGTTTCGACTGCCGACTGGACTATTCTTACTCAGGGCAATACCGAAACTTTTGTGGGGTACGACCAACTGGAAAACGAGGTTAAAATTACCCGTTACCGTAAGGTTGACTCTAAAAAAGACGGAATAATTTATCAGATTGTATTAAGCGACACTCCTTTCTACCCTGAAGGCGGTGGACAGGTAGGCGATAAAGGAAAGCTTGTTTCTGCAAACGAGACCATTGAGGTTATAGATACCAAAAAAGAAAACAACCTTATTCTTCATATCACTAAAAAGCTTCCTGAAAATGTAAACGGTACTTATACTGCCGTTGTTGATGAAAAGCTTAGAAATGAGTCTGCAAGTAACCACTCTGCCACTCACCTGCTTCATCAGGCATTAAGAAGTGTATTAGGTACACATGTTGAGCAAAAAGGATCGTTGGTAAGCCCTAATTATCTTCGTTTTGACTTTTCTCACTTCTCTAAGGTAACTGACGAAGAACTTAAAGAAGTAGAAGATTTTGTAAACGCAAGAATACAGGAACACCTGCCGTTAATTGAGAGAAGAAGCATACCGTTCCAACAGGCAATAGAAGAAGGCGCAATGGCATTATTCGGCGAAAAATACGGCGATAATGTACGTGCTATTAAATTTGGTGAAAGTATGGAGCTTTGCGGGGGTATACACGTAAAGAATACTGCCGATATATGGTATTTTAAAATTGTTAGCGAAGGCGCAGTTGCTGCTGGTATACGTCGTATTGAGGCTATTACTAACGAGGCAGTAAAAGAGCATTTCGCTTCTCAGGAAAATGTACTTAACGAAATTAAGACTGCACTTAAAAACCCGCAGGATACCCTCAAAGCCGTATCTTCATTACAGGACGAGAACACCAAGCTTAAAAAGCAGATTGAAGCCCTATTGAAAGACAAAGCAAAAAATCTTAAAGGTGAACTTGCTGCCGAGATACAGGAACTAAACGGGGTTAAGTTTTTAGCTAAACAGGTAGATCTTGATCCTGCAGGTGCTAAAGACCTTGTTTATGAATTAGGCAACCTTGGTACTAACCTGTTTATTGTACTTGCTACAGCGCAGGACGACAAACCAATGTTAACCTGCTATATATCTAAAGAGCTTGTAGCAGAAAAAGGCCTTAACGCAGGACAGGTAGTACGCGAACTGGGTAAACATATCCAGGGCGGCGGTGGCGGACAGCCGTTCTTTGCTACTGCAGGTGGTAAAAACGTAAACGGTATAAATGATGCCCTGGCAGCAGCAGCAGATTTTATAAAATAA
- a CDS encoding DUF5522 domain-containing protein yields MSWQNSENKLKEGEDYYLSPEGYKVFTEKFHLKRGYCCKSGCRHCPYGYDKKTGTFKK; encoded by the coding sequence ATGAGCTGGCAAAATTCTGAAAATAAATTAAAAGAAGGTGAAGATTATTATCTTTCGCCGGAAGGCTATAAGGTTTTTACAGAAAAATTTCATTTAAAGAGAGGGTATTGCTGTAAAAGCGGTTGCCGCCACTGCCCGTATGGGTACGATAAGAAAACAGGAACATTTAAGAAGTAA